In Nocardioides cavernae, a single genomic region encodes these proteins:
- a CDS encoding DUF2306 domain-containing protein: MSRRTGWAIPVALFALCFVPVMSGSLRLVQLAGGPEIMPADDRWAGWPVALVVHIVGAAVFALVGAFQLVAGIRRRHPRWHRRAGRVLAVAGLMVAGSALWLTLFYDPQPGTGPLLFVLRLVVASAMVGCLVVGVAAARRRDFATHRAWMIRAYALAVAAGTQVFTQGFGEAVVGDGELRGDLLKAAGWAINLAVAEWVIRRPARRRTPRAVPVEVGSR; this comes from the coding sequence ATGAGCCGCCGCACCGGCTGGGCGATCCCCGTCGCCCTGTTCGCCCTCTGCTTCGTGCCCGTGATGTCGGGAAGCCTCCGGCTGGTCCAGCTGGCCGGAGGCCCCGAGATCATGCCGGCCGACGACCGGTGGGCCGGCTGGCCGGTCGCGCTGGTCGTGCACATCGTGGGCGCAGCGGTCTTCGCCCTGGTCGGCGCGTTCCAGCTCGTCGCGGGCATCCGTCGCCGGCACCCGCGCTGGCACCGGCGGGCGGGCCGGGTGCTCGCCGTGGCCGGCCTGATGGTCGCCGGCTCGGCGCTGTGGCTCACGCTCTTCTACGACCCGCAGCCCGGCACCGGTCCGCTGCTCTTCGTCCTGCGCCTCGTCGTCGCGTCGGCAATGGTCGGCTGCCTCGTCGTTGGCGTCGCCGCCGCCCGCCGCCGCGACTTCGCCACGCACCGAGCGTGGATGATCCGCGCCTACGCGCTCGCCGTCGCCGCCGGCACCCAGGTCTTCACGCAGGGCTTCGGCGAGGCCGTCGTCGGCGACGGCGAGCTGCGCGGCGACCTGCTCAAGGCGGCCGGCTGGGCGATCAACCTGGCCGTTGCCGAGTGGGTGATCCGACGGCCCGCCCGGCGTCGTACGCCTCGCGCGGTGCCCGTGGAGGTCGGGTCGCGATGA
- a CDS encoding DUF1918 domain-containing protein: protein MHAQVGDRLVAESNRVDAPRREGQIVEVRGTDGGPPYVVRWGDGHEGLVYPGDDAHVVPAGL, encoded by the coding sequence ATGCACGCGCAGGTCGGTGACCGGCTGGTGGCCGAGAGCAACAGGGTCGACGCGCCCAGACGCGAGGGCCAGATCGTCGAGGTCCGCGGGACGGACGGCGGCCCGCCGTACGTCGTCCGGTGGGGCGACGGCCACGAAGGACTCGTCTACCCCGGCGACGACGCCCACGTGGTGCCGGCCGGACTCTGA
- a CDS encoding DUF2237 family protein gives MTERNVLGGDLDPCGTDPLTGFHRDGTCTVGPQDVGLHAVCAVMTEEFLAHQASVGNDLSTPRPEWHFPGLVPGDRWCVVAVRWLQAYDDGVAAPVVLAATSERALDVVPLEVLRTHAVDVPPDLSTLD, from the coding sequence ATGACGGAGCGCAACGTCCTCGGCGGCGACCTGGACCCGTGTGGCACCGACCCGCTGACCGGCTTCCACCGCGACGGCACCTGCACGGTCGGGCCGCAGGACGTCGGCCTGCACGCCGTCTGCGCGGTGATGACCGAGGAGTTCCTGGCTCACCAGGCCTCGGTGGGCAACGACCTGTCCACCCCGCGCCCGGAGTGGCACTTCCCCGGCCTCGTCCCGGGTGACCGCTGGTGCGTGGTCGCGGTCCGCTGGCTCCAGGCGTACGACGACGGGGTGGCGGCGCCCGTCGTGCTGGCGGCCACGTCGGAGCGCGCGCTCGACGTCGTACCGCTCGAGGTGCTGCGGACGCACGCCGTGGACGTGCCCCCGGACCTCAGCACCCTGGACTGA
- a CDS encoding MMPL family transporter: protein MSSYLYRLGRSSAAHPWRVISAWILLVATAAALASSFGAPMRDDWDVPGARAQQGIDLLREHGVGGFASARVVVHDREGDPLPSAEIGTLTERLRGLEHVADVGPARLSGDRDTAVLTVQYAEPITHPDLMGNIEPLGGAISGTVDSGLQVELGGEVPDTAGEAFGGTGELVGVGIALLILVIALGSAVGAGLPIAAAVAGLAAGSSGIALLAATMTVSTSAPMVASMVGLGVGIDYALLLVTRHVEHLRLGHDAVESAGRAVATSGRSVVFAAVTVLVSLMGLRLAGLSTYDSFGLATAIAVVFVAAAALTLVPALCRLGGRKLLPRAVRRNRPLRTREPLTARWAARVGRKPLVWALVSLGALLVLAAPVLDLRTWPGDASSQPAGNTTRQAYDLVAAELGPGANGPLTVVVPTSATGAADEAVATLRADDRIAGLEPVVTTPDGALSIITAEPAFRPTDERTPDLIDDLRAALPASAEVTGWTPFFSDISDMLQERLWLVIAFVVGVSVLLLALMFRSVLVPLKAAAMNLLSITAAYGVLVAVFQWGWAAELIGVDQPMPISSWMPILQFAILFGLSMDYEVFLLSRIREDYLRTGDPRGSVVRGLSATGRVITSAAAIMVVVFLGFATEGDVVVKQLGLGMAVAIVLDATLVRMVLVPATMSLLGHWNWWLPGWLDRLLPTVRVEVEDEPAPERELVGV, encoded by the coding sequence ATGTCGTCGTACCTCTACCGTCTCGGCCGCTCGTCCGCCGCCCATCCCTGGCGGGTGATCAGCGCCTGGATCCTGCTCGTGGCCACCGCCGCGGCGCTCGCCTCGTCGTTCGGCGCACCGATGCGCGACGACTGGGACGTCCCCGGCGCCCGGGCACAGCAGGGCATCGACCTGCTCCGCGAGCACGGGGTCGGCGGCTTCGCCAGCGCCCGCGTCGTGGTCCACGACCGCGAGGGCGACCCCCTCCCCTCCGCCGAGATCGGCACGTTGACCGAGCGGCTGCGCGGCCTCGAGCACGTCGCCGACGTCGGGCCCGCCCGGCTCAGCGGCGACCGCGACACCGCCGTGCTGACGGTGCAGTACGCCGAGCCCATCACGCACCCCGACCTGATGGGCAACATCGAGCCGCTCGGGGGCGCGATCTCCGGGACGGTCGACTCGGGCCTGCAGGTGGAGCTCGGCGGCGAGGTCCCCGACACCGCGGGCGAGGCCTTCGGGGGCACCGGTGAGCTCGTCGGCGTGGGCATCGCCCTGCTGATCCTCGTCATCGCCCTCGGCTCCGCCGTCGGCGCGGGGCTGCCGATCGCCGCTGCCGTGGCCGGCCTGGCAGCGGGCAGCTCCGGCATCGCCCTGCTCGCCGCCACCATGACGGTCAGCACGTCCGCGCCGATGGTCGCCTCGATGGTCGGGCTCGGCGTGGGGATCGACTACGCGCTGCTCCTGGTCACCCGCCACGTGGAGCACCTCCGGCTCGGGCATGACGCCGTCGAGTCCGCGGGGCGCGCGGTCGCGACGTCCGGACGGTCGGTGGTGTTCGCCGCGGTGACCGTGCTGGTCTCGCTGATGGGCCTGCGCCTCGCCGGCCTGTCGACGTACGACTCGTTCGGCCTGGCCACCGCCATCGCCGTCGTGTTCGTCGCTGCGGCCGCCCTCACCCTGGTGCCGGCGCTGTGCCGGCTGGGTGGTCGCAAGCTGCTCCCCCGTGCCGTACGTCGCAACCGTCCGCTGCGCACCCGGGAGCCGCTCACCGCCCGCTGGGCCGCCCGCGTCGGCCGCAAGCCGCTCGTCTGGGCGCTGGTCAGCCTCGGCGCCCTGCTGGTGCTCGCCGCGCCCGTGCTCGACCTGCGCACCTGGCCCGGCGACGCGAGCAGCCAGCCGGCGGGCAACACCACGCGCCAGGCGTACGACCTGGTCGCCGCCGAGCTCGGTCCCGGCGCGAACGGGCCGCTGACCGTGGTGGTGCCGACCTCCGCCACGGGTGCCGCGGACGAGGCGGTGGCGACGCTGCGTGCGGACGACCGCATCGCAGGCCTCGAACCCGTGGTGACGACGCCGGACGGCGCGCTCTCGATCATCACCGCCGAGCCCGCCTTCAGGCCCACCGACGAGCGGACCCCGGACCTGATCGACGACCTGCGCGCCGCGCTCCCGGCGAGTGCGGAGGTGACCGGTTGGACGCCGTTCTTCTCCGACATCTCCGACATGCTGCAGGAGCGCCTGTGGTTGGTGATCGCGTTCGTCGTCGGCGTCTCGGTCCTGCTGCTCGCGCTGATGTTCAGGTCGGTGCTGGTGCCCCTCAAGGCCGCGGCGATGAACCTGCTCTCCATCACCGCCGCCTACGGCGTGCTCGTCGCGGTCTTCCAGTGGGGCTGGGCCGCGGAGCTGATCGGCGTCGACCAGCCGATGCCGATCTCGAGCTGGATGCCGATCCTGCAGTTCGCGATCCTGTTCGGCCTGTCGATGGACTACGAGGTGTTCCTGCTGTCGCGGATCCGGGAGGACTACCTGCGCACCGGCGACCCGCGCGGCAGCGTGGTCCGCGGCCTCTCGGCCACCGGCCGGGTGATCACCTCCGCCGCCGCGATCATGGTGGTCGTGTTCCTCGGCTTCGCCACCGAGGGCGACGTGGTCGTCAAGCAGCTCGGGCTCGGAATGGCCGTCGCGATCGTCCTGGACGCGACCCTCGTCCGGATGGTGCTCGTCCCGGCCACGATGTCGCTGCTGGGCCACTGGAACTGGTGGCTCCCGGGCTGGCTGGACCGGCTGCTGCCCACCGTGCGCGTCGAGGTCGAGGACGAGCCGGCTCCCGAGCGCGAGCTGGTCGGGGTCTGA
- a CDS encoding BTAD domain-containing putative transcriptional regulator — MWVRVLGTSQVALADDPAATVDVGARKPRSVLAALALRLGSDVPPDALVRLVWGEDAPRGAHGTLHSYLSGVRRVLEPGLGPREKPRVLLTSDHGYRLALGREHVDAHRFADEVRTLHRSLSPLAAHLTTGPSADWPTRAEISRSVDRIEELLALWTGDAYADLPDEPEVVLERTSLDQLRLDAEEARVLGLLALGDHAVVVAATEEATARYPLRERVWALHALALTRTGRQAEALAALRQIRSVLADELGLDPGHELRELEQAVLVQDPALHQWLRAPAPVTSGSAPGPSPAAAPATAPAPVGTTTGWPTVGREVEEAALLDVLARAEAGTPATALLVGEPGIGKSRLVARVMAVARERGFRVATGRCSQDDGAPSLWPWSQALRELADGCELDTHVEELLTGAPSGTGESAEREAFRARETLAHELTSRSSSEPVLLVLDDLHWADTASLKVLRHLVASAAPGHRLAVVATRRRLPEPTGDLAEVGEELARHHVTRLDLSGLTPAEARSLVDAVTGTVVPDEVVDDWHRRSDGNPYFLVELARLDARDSTTLPATVRDVIVRRLQGLPEPTRELLLLAAVLGRRFSLDLLAAVAGEPAEDVDDALTPAREAGLVEDPEAGTAAFTHALTRDAVLTTASPSRLARLHAQAAHTLADDAAVGGMVGREERVAELARHWLAAGPTHVGRAWRAAADAAAQARRTFSWVEAERLVAAAIDAHRRDPLGTTTERIDLLLTRAGDCRPNAEWDQVLPCAEEAIALARREDDLPRLAAAAAASTDGSVWMPQQWNEVPEDAVEDLRWAMAELPHGDSTERCQVMLALAVLLYYEPSARAEVRALAEEGVAMARRIGDPALLAWAASNAWKALWTPVHADLRLELAQEGLRATREAADPDAEVVASVLLTGSLIEVGDRTAYVDTAAATARLASRRRNSYARVALGWIDLSLASLRSDEAAVDRLAAELHALRPRLNPGNEALHLMGIHYMSHLWDERIGELIEPIAAAIAVADNDLAADVLLLAIARAGDPDRLRAQLLTPITHRVDNWSSTSTWCGVAEAAAVAGDVPLAEQMAAHLAPLHGRMAISGISTVMGPVDGYLALALAATGRQREAADAAARATDQCDSWGFTAYADWLGAHRARLGF, encoded by the coding sequence CGAGGACGCGCCCCGCGGCGCCCACGGCACCCTGCACTCCTACCTCTCCGGCGTACGTCGTGTCCTCGAGCCGGGGCTCGGCCCCCGGGAGAAGCCCCGCGTCCTGCTGACCAGCGACCACGGCTACCGGCTGGCGCTCGGCCGCGAGCACGTCGATGCGCACCGCTTCGCCGACGAGGTCCGCACCCTCCACCGGTCGCTCTCTCCCCTCGCCGCACACCTCACCACCGGGCCGAGCGCCGACTGGCCGACCCGCGCGGAGATCTCGCGCAGCGTGGACCGGATCGAGGAGCTGCTCGCCCTGTGGACGGGTGACGCGTACGCCGACCTCCCCGACGAGCCCGAGGTCGTCCTCGAGCGGACGTCGCTCGACCAGCTCCGGCTCGACGCCGAGGAGGCGCGCGTCCTGGGCCTGCTCGCGCTCGGCGACCACGCGGTGGTCGTGGCCGCCACCGAGGAGGCGACCGCGAGGTACCCGCTCCGCGAACGCGTCTGGGCGCTGCACGCGCTCGCCCTGACCCGCACCGGCCGGCAGGCCGAGGCGCTGGCCGCGCTGCGCCAGATCCGGTCCGTCCTGGCCGACGAGCTCGGCCTCGACCCGGGGCACGAGCTGCGCGAGCTCGAGCAGGCCGTGCTCGTCCAGGACCCCGCGCTGCACCAGTGGTTGCGTGCCCCCGCTCCCGTCACCTCCGGGTCCGCGCCCGGTCCTTCGCCAGCCGCGGCGCCTGCCACGGCCCCGGCTCCGGTCGGTACGACGACCGGCTGGCCGACGGTCGGCCGCGAGGTCGAGGAGGCCGCGCTGCTGGACGTGCTGGCCCGCGCCGAGGCGGGCACGCCGGCGACCGCCCTGCTCGTCGGCGAGCCCGGCATCGGCAAGTCGCGGCTGGTCGCCAGGGTCATGGCCGTGGCGCGCGAGCGCGGCTTCCGGGTGGCGACCGGAAGGTGCTCGCAGGACGACGGCGCCCCCAGCCTGTGGCCCTGGAGCCAGGCCCTGCGCGAGCTCGCCGACGGCTGCGAGCTCGACACGCACGTCGAGGAGCTGCTGACCGGCGCACCGTCGGGCACCGGCGAGAGCGCCGAGCGCGAGGCGTTCCGCGCCCGGGAGACCTTGGCGCACGAGCTCACCTCCCGGTCGTCGTCCGAGCCGGTCCTCCTGGTGCTCGACGACCTGCACTGGGCCGACACCGCCTCCCTCAAGGTGCTGCGACACCTCGTCGCGAGCGCCGCACCCGGACACCGGCTGGCGGTCGTCGCCACGCGACGGAGGCTGCCCGAGCCGACCGGCGACCTGGCCGAGGTCGGTGAGGAGCTGGCGCGCCACCACGTGACCCGGCTGGACCTGTCCGGCCTGACGCCGGCGGAGGCCCGGAGCCTGGTGGATGCCGTGACCGGCACCGTCGTGCCCGACGAGGTGGTGGACGACTGGCACCGACGGTCCGACGGCAACCCCTACTTCCTCGTCGAGCTCGCCCGGCTCGACGCCCGTGACAGCACGACGCTGCCCGCGACCGTCCGGGACGTCATCGTCCGGCGCCTGCAGGGCCTGCCCGAGCCGACTCGCGAGCTGCTCCTCCTCGCCGCTGTCCTGGGCCGGCGCTTCTCGCTGGACCTGCTGGCAGCGGTCGCCGGCGAGCCGGCGGAGGACGTCGACGACGCCCTGACCCCGGCGCGCGAGGCGGGGCTGGTGGAGGACCCCGAGGCCGGGACCGCGGCCTTCACCCACGCCCTCACCCGCGACGCCGTCCTGACGACCGCGAGCCCGTCACGGCTCGCACGGCTCCACGCGCAGGCGGCCCATACCCTCGCCGACGACGCCGCGGTCGGCGGGATGGTCGGCCGCGAGGAGCGGGTCGCCGAGCTCGCCCGGCACTGGCTCGCCGCCGGACCCACCCACGTCGGCCGGGCCTGGCGGGCCGCGGCGGACGCGGCCGCGCAGGCGCGCCGTACCTTCTCGTGGGTCGAGGCCGAGCGGCTCGTCGCGGCGGCGATCGACGCGCACCGACGCGACCCACTCGGCACGACCACCGAGCGGATCGACCTGCTGCTGACCCGGGCCGGCGACTGCCGCCCCAACGCGGAGTGGGACCAGGTGCTGCCTTGCGCGGAGGAGGCGATCGCGCTGGCCCGGCGCGAGGACGACCTGCCCCGGCTCGCGGCGGCGGCAGCGGCGTCCACCGACGGGTCGGTCTGGATGCCCCAGCAGTGGAACGAGGTGCCGGAGGACGCGGTCGAGGACCTGCGCTGGGCGATGGCCGAGCTGCCCCACGGCGACTCGACGGAGCGCTGCCAGGTGATGCTCGCGCTCGCGGTGCTGCTCTACTACGAGCCCTCGGCCCGGGCCGAGGTGAGGGCGCTCGCCGAGGAGGGCGTCGCCATGGCCCGCCGGATCGGCGATCCCGCCCTCCTGGCCTGGGCGGCGTCGAACGCCTGGAAGGCCCTCTGGACACCGGTCCATGCAGACCTCCGGCTCGAGCTGGCGCAGGAGGGGCTCCGCGCCACCCGGGAGGCAGCGGACCCGGATGCCGAGGTCGTCGCGTCGGTCCTGCTGACGGGCAGCCTGATCGAGGTGGGCGACCGGACGGCGTACGTCGACACCGCTGCGGCCACCGCCCGGCTCGCATCGCGCCGCCGCAACTCGTACGCGCGGGTGGCGCTGGGGTGGATCGACCTCAGCCTCGCCTCCCTGCGGAGCGACGAGGCGGCCGTGGACCGGCTCGCGGCCGAGCTGCACGCCCTGCGGCCGCGGCTGAACCCCGGCAACGAGGCACTGCACCTGATGGGCATCCACTACATGTCGCACCTGTGGGACGAGCGCATCGGCGAGCTGATCGAGCCGATCGCTGCGGCCATCGCGGTCGCCGACAACGACCTGGCCGCGGACGTCCTGCTCCTCGCGATCGCCCGTGCGGGCGACCCCGACCGGTTGCGCGCGCAGCTGCTCACCCCCATCACGCACCGGGTGGACAACTGGAGCAGCACCAGCACGTGGTGCGGCGTGGCCGAGGCCGCCGCGGTCGCGGGCGACGTACCCCTGGCCGAGCAGATGGCCGCTCACCTGGCGCCGCTCCACGGGCGGATGGCGATCAGCGGGATCTCTACCGTGATGGGTCCGGTCGACGGCTACCTCGCGCTGGCCCTGGCCGCCACCGGCCGGCAGCGCGAGGCGGCCGACGCGGCGGCGCGCGCGACCGACCAGTGCGACTCTTGGGGCTTCACGGCGTACGCCGACTGGCTCGGCGCACACCGCGCGCGACTCGGGTTCTGA